A part of Oncorhynchus clarkii lewisi isolate Uvic-CL-2024 chromosome 17, UVic_Ocla_1.0, whole genome shotgun sequence genomic DNA contains:
- the LOC139369531 gene encoding Fc receptor-like protein 5 — MYHSDSFLCVSVLFSTLVYSGLGHNGVLSPPVSLSVRPNRSQFFEYESLTVSCEVQGSSAGWTLKRYTSTGKLSACGSDWGKQQGSSCIVSLILSDSGVYWCESGSGEHSTAVNITVHAGGVILESPALPVTEGDSVTLRCRYQGTPSDLTADFYKDGSLVRTETTGEMTIPAVSRSDEGLYKCSNSEGESPERRMTLTVLSPPVSLSVRPNRSQFFEYESLTVSCEVQGSSAGWTLKRYTSTGKLSACGSDWGKQQGSSCIVSLILSDSGVYWCESGSGGHSTAVNITVHAGGVILESPALPVTEGDSVTLRCRYQGTPSDLTADFYKDGSLVRTETTGEMTIPAVSRSDEGLYKCSNSEGESPERRMTLTDPTTVPVLSMSLPRLLGSLLVVYPYLLVTVILLVKGNRRRAQGDRFVEQ; from the exons ttctctctcctccagtctctctgaGCGTCCGTCCCAACCGATCTCAGTTCTTTGAATATGAGTCTTTAACTGTGAGCTGTGAGGTTCAGGGGAGCTCTGCTGGATGGACACTGAAGAGATACACATCGACTGGGAAGCTTTCAGCTTGTGGAAGCGACTGGGGAAAACAGCAAGGTTCTTCATGCATCGTGTCACTAATACTATCAGACAGTGGAGTGTACTGGTGTGAGTCTGGGTCTGGAGAACACAGCACTGCTGTCAACATCACAGTACACG ctggaggtgtgatcctggagagccctgcccttcctgtgactgagggagattctgTGACTCTGCGCTGCAGATATCAGGGAACTCCCTCTGACCTCACAGCCGATTTCTACAAAGATGGATCCCTCGTCAGGACCGAGACTACGGGAGAGATGACCATCCCTGCAGTATCCAGGTCAGACGAAGGACTCTACAAGTGTTCCAACTCTGAAGGAGAATCACCGGAGAGACGGATGACTCTGACAG ttctctctcctccagtctctctgaGCGTCCGTCCCAACCGATCTCAGTTCTTTGAATATGAGTCTTTAACTGTGAGCTGTGAGGTTCAGGGGAGCTCTGCTGGATGGACACTGAAGAGATACACATCGACTGGGAAGCTTTCAGCTTGTGGAAGCGACTGGGGAAAACAGCAAGGTTCTTCATGCATCGTGTCACTAATACTATCAGACAGTGGAGTGTACTGGTGTGAGTCTGGGTCTGGAGGACACAGCACTGCTGTCAACATCACAGTACACG ctggaggtgtgatcctggagagccctgcccttcctgtgactgagggagattctgTGACTCTGCGCTGCAGATATCAGGGAACTCCCTCTGACCTCACAGCCGATTTCTACAAAGATGGATCCCTCGTCAGGACCGAGACTACGGGAGAGATGACCATCCCTGCAGTATCCAGGTCAGACGAAGGACTCTACAAGTGTTCCAACTCTGAAGGAGAATCACCGGAGAGACGGATGACTCTGACAG ACCCCACTACAGTGCcggtgttgtccatgtctctgcccaggcTGCTGGGTAGTCTACTGGTGGTGTATCCCTACCTGCTGGTGACCGTCATACTGCTGGTGAAAGGCAACAGACGTAGGGCTCAAG GTGACCGTTTTGTAGAACAGTGA
- the LOC139369968 gene encoding Fc receptor-like protein 5, with protein MTPGLSLSVRPNRSQFFEYESLTVSCEVQGSSAGWTLKRYTSTGKLSACGSDWGKQQGSSCIVSLILSDSGVYWCESGSGEHSTAVNITVHAGGVILESPALPVTEGDSVTLRCRYQGTPSDLTADFYKDGSLVRTETTGEMTIPAVSRSDEGLYKCSNSEGESPERRMTLTGVN; from the exons ATGACACCTGGAT taTCTCTGAGCGTCCGTCCCAACCGATCTCAGTTCTTTGAATATGAGTCTTTAACTGTGAGCTGTGAGGTTCAGGGGAGCTCTGCTGGATGGACACTGAAGAGATACACATCGACTGGGAAGCTTTCAGCTTGTGGAAGCGACTGGGGAAAACAGCAAGGTTCTTCATGCATCGTGTCACTAATACTATCAGACAGTGGAGTGTACTGGTGTGAGTCTGGGTCTGGAGAACACAGCACTGCTGTCAACATCACAGTACACG ctggaggtgtgatcctggagagccctgcccttcctgtgactgagggagattctgTGACTCTGCGCTGCAGATATCAGGGAACTCCCTCTGACCTCACAGCCGATTTCTACAAAGATGGATCCCTCGTTAGGACCGAGACTACGGGAGAGATGACCATCCCTGCAGTATCCAGGTCAGACGAAGGACTCTACAAGTGTTCCAACTCTGAAGGAGAATCACCGGAGAGACGGATGACTCTGACAGGTGTGAATTAA